The following DNA comes from Legionella sp. PATHC032.
CCGTATAATATAACCAAGAGACACTCCCTACCTTTAGAAAAGAAGCAAAAATACTATCTACCATCAAGTTAAGTTGCGCAATTGAAACACCGAATAATGCCGGGATCATTAACTTAAGTACTTTATTGACTCCCGGATCATCCCGAACAACTCTAGGCCTCATAAGCAAATGCCGTTGATACAAAAATGGCAATTGAAAAACCAATTGTACGATACCTGCAATCAATACACCCCATGCCAAACCAACAACGGGTTGTGGCAAATTAGGGCACAAATACATGGCTGAGAGTATCATGCTGATATTAAGCAAAACAGGAGTAAAGGCTGGAACCCCAAAATAACCATAGGTATTCAATATCGCCCCTGCCATCGCTGTTAGGGAAATAAGCATTAAATAGGGAAAAGTGATACGAAGCATCTGCGTTGCCAATTCAGCCCGGACGCTATCATGATGAAACCCTGGTGCAAATAAAAAAATAATAACAGGCGATGCTACAATTCCCACTACAGTGACCAGAGTTAATATAGAACTCAAATAACCTGAAATCCGGGCGATGAAAATACGGACGTCTTCAGAAGAACGCGTTTTTTGATATTCAGCCAATACCGGGACAAACGCTTGAGAAAAAGCACCTTCCGCAAAAAGACGCCGCATAAAATTTGGTATCCTGAAAGCAACAAAAAAAGCATCCATACCAGCTTGCGCACCAAAAAAATTGGCAAGAACCATATCTCGGGCAAATCCTACTATTCTTGAAATAAATGTCATTAATGAAACAAGGGAGGTGGATCGAATCAAGCTTTGTTTTTTAGGTACCATAATATCCGTTGTCAGCATGATGTTTTAAATAGATAAAAATTTTCTTTATGATATACTTAAACTGACGTGAGTTCGATATAAAAAGCATGGAAATATCTCTTATATCTGGTTAAGCTGACATTATCTAGTAAAACACAACACATCAGGAGCCGGATGCCACTGCAAATTAAGTCGAACCTGGCATCAACTGAGTAAGCGCATCACCTGAAATCTTGGCCTTGTATCCCGATAATAAAACATTTCAACATCAACCTACGTCAAAACAAATACATAAAAGCAAAAGGGTCAAAACAGGTCTATTGACAAATTCTAACTCATTGTGCAAGATCTACATTTTTTGCAACATCTGATTGAGTGGAGATTTTTAAGTGGCAAATATCAAATCAGCGATTAAGCGTGCGCGTCAAAACGTCAAATTGCGTCAACATAACGCCAGTGCGCGTTCCATGTACCGCACCTACATTAAAAACGTGCTGAAAGCCGTAGAGTCTGGAGATCAAGAAGCTGCTCGTGCTGCTTATACCAAAGCACAACCAGTAATAGACAAAGCCGCTAATAAAGGCTTAATTCATAAAAATAAAGCAGCTCGTATTAAAGGTCGCCTCGTTGCTCGCCTCAAGGCCATGGCTGCCTAATCTGGAGTTTCCGTCGCTCTAAGTTCGAAACAACCGAACCGGCATTTACGGTTCGGTCCCCTTAGTTGAGCCCATTGGAATAATTAGTTGCCTCAATTGTGGGCTGTTCCTGTTCTATTGCCCTGTAATCATGCTCCTGATTTCCTCTGACAAAAGTTGAGTAAAAATAACTTCTACCCATAGCAGCAGCTATGCCCTGGAAAAATCCTAACATACTTAATGGTTGAGCAGGAAACACCAATGCGGCTAACTCTCTTTGCGACTGCATATGTACCAGTATATCTAATTCTGAAGTCATCGCTTGTAAGTTTTCTCGGGCTATTTTGTGCTCACTGTCTACTTTTTCCATTTTCGTTTGCAATTCCTTTTCCAAAAGGAAAAAAGGCTCTGTCATCAAATTAGCAAATCGGTCTGTTATTGATTTTAAATGAAGACGTTTGACTTCGATACTATCCACTGTTGGATTAGTAAAGCCATTTTTAGTAAACAATAAACAGGCTATCTCATTAAGCATGTTATGCCAAGGTAAAGGAGACAGTAAAAATCTTGTTAGCCAATATCTGTCGTCTTTTACAGAAGAAAAAGCATCAGCCAGGCATTCAACAAAAAAATTTAATGATTCATTGAAATACATTATCCGAGCATCTAATTGCTCTTTATAGATTGCTAAGGACTCATGACAAAAATCCGATGCCCATTTGTATTGTTTTTCTGCTGTCTGTAATCGCTCGCAATAATACGCTACTGTTTCACGGCCCTTTTCAACATCGCGCCACTCCTTATTGATACTGCGTGCCATGCGATAAGCCAGATTTAAGCCTCTGAACTGTACATTGGTTTGGACTTCAAAAGTTAATTCCTCCAATGTATGCAATTGTTCCATTAAGGTAGTGAGTTGACATAATCTCTTGAGTATTTCACTATTTTCTCGTGAGTGGCATACATAAATCACTCTGGGTACCCTTCTTGCGTTGAATTGCTTGGGGTGATTTTCTGAGTTTATCAAGGACGAAGATTGCTCGAAGCTCTCTTGCGAGAAGTCATCTTCCGATTGATTGACCAATGTTGCATTGCGGATCAAGGGAAAACCTGTCTCTTTTAATCGCTCCTGCATTTCTTCTTTTGTCGAAGCTTGAAATGCATCAAGCCAATTCGCCTTATCTTTTGAATTAATTGCTTCCTTTTGAGTTTCCAGCCAATTTTGGGCTAAAACATACAATCTTTTTTTTGCCAATTGAATTTGGCTTTGTAAATCATTTATGGTTAAAAACATCCTTTTATGCTCACTTGTTTGCTTGAGTGCCCTTAATCTATCACTCTAAAATTCATACTTCAATCAAAAAAGCATATTAATAATCGGATGTTTTAAAACAAATCGCTTATCTAATTTTCACAAGGCTTGTATATTCATTTCTAAAGAGGGTTGGGCTTTAACAGTCCCTCAACACCAACCCATACTGGAATCTATTCAACCCACTCTACGTTGCCGAAAGGTGTGGAGTTAAAGAAATCTTCCCCTCATAGTCCTCTGACTCGACATCATCCTCACAATAGGTGCGTCCGATAATTTTACAAAGGTTAATTTTATCCTTTCTGGATAAATAAGAGGCCACTGCTTCCACCATATTTTCAAACTTATGGTCGTCAGTTTTCCCATATGGAGAGGTAGTTGGATTTTCCATTGGGGCATCATCGTCAATTTGATAATTATCCACAATGGCCATATAAATGTTGTTAAATAACGATTTTGCCTTTTTAATTTTATCTTGTAATATTTTTTCTCCTGAGTTTCTTGGAGCTGAAAATAAAGAAAGTGCCCAGCCATACCACCCTCCAGGTTTAGGCTCTTCTTGCTTGGGCTCAATAATGGAAAAGGCTTTATAACATTCAACGACTTGATTGATTAATTCATCTTTGTAAAGCCGATATTTCTCAGGGACACTGCTATTGATTAATAACCATTCCAGGCGTTGCAGTTTTCTGACAATTCCTTTCACTTCCTCACAATAATCCTCATCTATTTGGAATAACTTGATTGTCCCATCGGATAACGCTTCAAGCTCTTGCGGCGGAACTGTCCAATAAAGCTTTACTCCGGGATCTTTTAAATCA
Coding sequences within:
- the rpsT gene encoding 30S ribosomal protein S20, with product MANIKSAIKRARQNVKLRQHNASARSMYRTYIKNVLKAVESGDQEAARAAYTKAQPVIDKAANKGLIHKNKAARIKGRLVARLKAMAA
- the murJ gene encoding murein biosynthesis integral membrane protein MurJ, whose translation is MLTTDIMVPKKQSLIRSTSLVSLMTFISRIVGFARDMVLANFFGAQAGMDAFFVAFRIPNFMRRLFAEGAFSQAFVPVLAEYQKTRSSEDVRIFIARISGYLSSILTLVTVVGIVASPVIIFLFAPGFHHDSVRAELATQMLRITFPYLMLISLTAMAGAILNTYGYFGVPAFTPVLLNISMILSAMYLCPNLPQPVVGLAWGVLIAGIVQLVFQLPFLYQRHLLMRPRVVRDDPGVNKVLKLMIPALFGVSIAQLNLMVDSIFASFLKVGSVSWLYYTDRLTDFPLGVFGVAIATVILPHLSRKHTEQNINQYSRALDWGLRSILLIGMPAGLGLSFFALPLIASCFAYGKFTAYDLLQTQKSLITLAMGVPAFMVVKVLASGFYARQDISTPVKVGAIAMVVNTLLCFVFVWHLAHAGLTLASALAGYVNCAILLFFLIKRGLFKPSPGWLKYCMQLLIANFTIGVYLYFMSGTATYWLGFSPLMRLSLLLTHVFVTVVIYLLVLGIMGVRPNHFRGQMKD